From Brassica oleracea var. oleracea cultivar TO1000 chromosome C3, BOL, whole genome shotgun sequence, a single genomic window includes:
- the LOC106328857 gene encoding transcription initiation factor IIB-1, with the protein MSDAYCTDCKRETELVVDHSAGDTLCSECGLVLESHSIDETSEWRTFANESSNSDPNRVGGPTNPLLADSALTTVIAKTNGSSGDFLSNSLGRWQNRNGSAERGLIQAFKTIATMSDRLGLVGTIKDRANEIFKRLEDQKSTRGRNQDALLAACLYISCRQEDKPRTIKEICSVANGATKKEIGRAKDFIVKTLGLETGHSVELGAIHAGDFMKRFCSNLGMSHQAVRAAEEAVKKSEEFDIRRSPISIAAVVIYIITQLSDDKKPLKDIAVATGVAEGTIRNSYKDLYPHLPKIIPSWYAKEEDLKNLSSP; encoded by the exons ATGTCGGACGCGTACTGCACGGATTGCAAGAGGGAGACGGAGCTGGTGGTGGATCACTCCGCCGGAGACACGCTCTGCTCCGAGTGCGGCTTGGTTCTGGAGTCTCACTCGATTGATGAGACCTCCGAGTGGCGTACCTTCGCCAACGAGTCTTCCAACAGCGATCCGAACCGTGTAGGTGGCCCCACCAACCCGCTTCTAGCGGATAGTGCTCTCACCACGGTCATCGCGAAGACGAACGGCTCCTCGGGGGATTTCTTGTCGAATTCTCTCGGGAGGTGGCAGAATCGTAACGGCAGTGCTGAGCGTGGGTTGATCCAGGCGTTTAAGACCATTGCTACCATGTCTGACAG GTTGGGGCTTGTTGGAACTATCAAG GATCGGGCTAATGAGATATTTAAGAGGCTGGAGGATCAAAAGTCAACCAGAGGAAGGAACCAGGATGCACTTTTGGCAGCCTGCTTGTACATTTCATGCAGACAAGAGGACAAGCCACGAACTATTAAGG AAATCTGCTCTGTTGCCAATGGGGCGACAAAGAAGGAGATTGGACGAGCAAAAGACTTTATAGTTAAGACGTTGGGGCTGGAGACTGGTCACTCTGTGGAGCTGGGCGCCATACACGCTGGTGATTTCATG AAAAGGTTCTGCTCTAACCTTGGAATGTCTCATCAAGCGGTTAGAGCTGCTGAGGAAGCTGTTAAAAAATCTGAGGAATTTGATATAAG GAGGAGTCCTATATCAATAGCAGCAGTGGTTATCTATATCATAACCCAGCTTTCTGATGACAAGAAGCCTCTTAAAG ATATAGCAGTAGCGACAGGAGTAGCAGAAGGGACAATAAGGAACTCATACAAAGACTTGTATCCTCATCTTCCAAAGATAATCCCAAGTTGGTATGCTAAGGAGGAGGATCTTAAGAATCTCTCTAGTCCTTAA
- the LOC106328299 gene encoding glycerol-3-phosphate dehydrogenase [NAD(+)] GPDHC1, cytosolic, producing the protein MVGSIEAKSLLSKCSAQHNGLNLEDKLDEFRRLLGKSDKDPLRIVSVGAGAWGSVFAALLQESYGGFREKFQIRIWRRPGRAVSRSTAEHLFEVINSREDVLRRLIRRCAYLKYVEARLGDRTLYADEILKDGFCLNMVDTPLCPLKVVTNLQEAAWDADIVVNGLPSTETRQVFEEISKYWKERITVPIIISLSKGIETALEPVPHIITPTKMIHQATGVPIENVLYLGGPNIAAEIYNKEYANARICGAEKWRKPLAKFLRQPHFIVWDNSDLVTHEVMGGLKNVYAIGAGMVAALTNESATSKSVYFAHCTSEMIFITHLLAEEPEKLAGPLLADTYVTLLKGRNAWYGQMLAKGEINRDMGDSISGKGMIQGVSAVGAFYQLLSQSSLSILHSEEKKPVAPVESCPILKTLYKILITREQSTQAILQALRDETLNDPRDRIEIAQSHAFYRPSLLDQP; encoded by the exons ATGGTGGGAAGCATCGAGGCCAAGAGCCTGTTATCAAAATGTTCTGCTCAACACAATGGTCTCAACTTGGAGGATAAGCTTGATGAGTTTCGTCGTCTTCTTGGAAAATCAGACAAAGATCCGTTAAGGATTGTAAGCGTTGGAGCTGGTGCTTGGGGAAGTGTCTTTGCAGCTCTTCTCCAAGAAAGCTACGGAGGTTTCAGGGAGAAGTTTCAGATCAGGATATGGAGAAGACCCGGTAGAGCTGTTAGTAGATCAACAGCTGAGCATTTGTTCGAAGTGATCAATTCTCGGGAAGATGTCCTGAGGAGACTGATAAGACGCTGCGCTTATCTGAAATACGTCGAGGCAAGACTCGGTGATAGGACGCTCTATGCAGATGAGATACTGAAAGACGGGTTTTGTCTTAACATGGTTGACACGCCGCTTTGCCCTCTCAAGGTTGTGACAAACCTGCAAGAAGCTGCGTGGGATGCTGATATTGTTGTTAATGGATTACCTTCGACTGAGACACGACAAGTGTTTGAAGAGATTAGCAAGTATTGGAAAGAGAGGATCACAGTTCCTATTATTATCTCTCTGTCTAAGGGTATTGAAACTGCTCTCGAGCCAGTTCCACATATCATTACTCCAACAAAGATGATCCATCAAGCAA CTGGTGTGCCGATTGAGAATGTACTCTATCTTGGTGGACCAAACATTGCTGCTGAAATTTACAACAAGGAATATGCTAATGCTAGAATCTGTGGAGCTGAGAAATGGAGGAAACCACTAGCAAAGTTCTTAAGACAACCTCATTTCATTGTTTGGGACAATAGTGATCTTGTGACACATGAAGTAATGGGAGGTCTCAAGAATGTGTACGCCATTGGAGCTG GAATGGTGGCAGCGCTTACTAACGAGAGCGCTACAAGCAAATCAGTGTACTTTGCTCATTGTACATCTGAGATGATATTCATAACTCATTTACTAGCAGAAGAACCTGAGAAACTTGCAGGACCTTTGCTAGCTGACACTTATGTGACCTTGTTGAAAGGGCGTAACGCCTGGTATGGTCAGATGCTTGCTAAAGGAGAAATAAATAGAGACATGGGTGATAGTATAAGCGGAAAGGGAATGATTCAG GGTGTTTCTGCAGTGGGAGCGTTTTATCAACTGCTTAGTCAGTCCAGCCTAAGTATATTGCATTCTGAAGAGAAGAAACCTGTGGCTCCGGTTGAATCATGTCCTATTTTGAAAACACTCTACAAGATACTCATCACAAG AGAACAATCAACACAAGCGATTCTGCAAGCATTAAGGGATGAAACACTGAATGACCCAAGAGACAGGATTGAGATTGCACAGAGCCATGCATTCTACAGGCCTTCCCTTCTAGATCAGCCTTGA